Proteins encoded together in one Candidatus Poribacteria bacterium window:
- a CDS encoding HEAT repeat domain-containing protein, producing MNQHQEFGECPSCGNPNLRRLDGNSWFCLDCDWDNLPVIPNGNHDDILASLRHGDLHSRRIAAQALINIGDADRHLATATDTKVLLEALDDEDADVRYFVAVALGKLETNRSLGKLKQLARDDASALVREGAQTAVEQIESRQLANSR from the coding sequence ATGAACCAGCATCAGGAATTTGGGGAATGCCCATCTTGTGGAAATCCGAACCTCCGACGGTTGGATGGAAATTCATGGTTCTGCTTAGATTGCGACTGGGACAACCTTCCGGTGATTCCCAACGGAAACCATGACGACATCCTTGCCTCCCTCCGTCACGGTGACCTCCACTCACGGCGGATCGCCGCACAAGCACTGATTAATATAGGTGACGCAGACCGACACCTCGCTACGGCAACCGATACAAAGGTCCTGTTAGAAGCCTTGGACGACGAGGATGCCGATGTGCGTTACTTCGTCGCCGTTGCCCTCGGCAAATTAGAAACGAACCGCAGTCTCGGTAAGCTGAAACAACTCGCCCGAGACGACGCCTCTGCGCTCGTGCGAGAGGGTGCCCAAACAGCAGTTGAACAGATAGAATCACGGCAATTAGCCAACAGCCGTTAG
- a CDS encoding nucleotidyltransferase domain-containing protein — MISPTEIQAVCDTIVREFAPEQVILFGSYAYGTPTEHSDVDLLVVMPIPEAERHRQEKAIQKRIPHQFRMHLLVRSPEEITTRVAQNDWFLREILEKGAEQVLQICTDVRHTVRLALRLSVEPEPQS; from the coding sequence ATGATTTCCCCAACAGAGATTCAAGCAGTATGTGATACTATTGTGCGTGAGTTTGCCCCGGAGCAAGTTATCCTTTTCGGCTCCTACGCCTACGGCACGCCAACAGAACACTCGGATGTCGATTTGCTGGTAGTGATGCCGATTCCCGAAGCCGAGCGACACCGTCAAGAGAAAGCGATCCAGAAACGGATCCCGCATCAATTCCGTATGCACTTGCTCGTTAGGTCTCCGGAGGAGATCACCACTCGCGTTGCACAGAACGATTGGTTTCTCCGAGAAATTCTTGAAAAGGGAGCAGAACAGGTGCTACAAATATGCACGGACGTTCGCCATACGGTTCGCTTGGCACTACGGCTTTCAGTAGAACCAGAACCTCAATCCTGA
- a CDS encoding phytanoyl-CoA dioxygenase family protein, with amino-acid sequence MLTPEQVAFFQEHGYLILKNLIDVETIDGWRTQIWNYFNSSLETPETWSDDYTIQNFSFSPVFGHLPVMQAIAEQLGGGQFFTGGGGSPIIKWPNPEEAWSMPKDGHIDAYGGAWSPFMLGATTYLYDIESHGGAFIFWPRSHYSTHKYFLQYPEQIDGSFYDIKDWGWHVLSDLSPEGPREFIGAAGDVVLWHAFLCHTGSSNVRNVPRFGVFARYAHRQKEEIKYEIPEDLWKYWVI; translated from the coding sequence ATGCTTACACCAGAACAGGTAGCATTTTTTCAGGAACACGGATACCTCATCCTCAAAAATCTAATCGACGTTGAGACAATTGACGGGTGGCGGACGCAGATTTGGAACTATTTTAACTCCAGTTTAGAAACACCAGAGACCTGGTCCGACGACTATACGATCCAGAATTTCAGTTTCTCTCCCGTATTCGGACACCTCCCTGTGATGCAAGCAATTGCGGAGCAGCTTGGCGGTGGGCAATTTTTTACAGGCGGTGGCGGTTCACCGATCATTAAATGGCCGAATCCTGAAGAAGCGTGGTCAATGCCCAAGGACGGACACATTGATGCTTATGGCGGTGCTTGGAGTCCTTTTATGTTGGGGGCAACAACGTATCTTTACGATATTGAATCCCATGGGGGTGCTTTCATTTTCTGGCCCCGGAGCCACTATTCAACGCACAAATATTTCCTCCAATATCCAGAGCAGATTGACGGCAGTTTCTACGATATCAAAGATTGGGGATGGCATGTGCTTTCGGATTTATCGCCGGAGGGACCCCGAGAATTTATCGGTGCCGCAGGGGACGTTGTGCTGTGGCACGCATTTCTCTGTCATACCGGTTCATCGAACGTCAGAAACGTTCCGCGTTTTGGTGTCTTCGCGCGCTACGCTCACAGACAAAAGGAAGAAATCAAATACGAAATCCCAGAAGATCTCTGGAAATATTGGGTAATCTAA
- a CDS encoding radical SAM protein: MTNTKVQAVSWNITRLCNLKCTHCYLPAGFVDTNELVNGNLNLSDIQDSHEYSRDAELSQSECFRVIDEIAEINPHILLILTGGEPLLRPDILEISKYASNTGFLVVMGTNGVLLNDAVVEKMQQHGVTGAGVSLDSIQPTNHDKFRGMEGAWKATMNGVEALKRAQLDFLVQTSVTQWNYDEIPKIVEFAYQLGAKVLNLYFLVRTGRGKTVMDITPTQYEKMLETLFELQAAYTGKMLIAAKCAPHYKRVIYEQQSDSAFLQGYPSGTCPCGIYYCRITPEGELTPCPYLPVSVGNLKEESFVKLWNESKTFQELRNRDLLEGKCGACEFREVCGGCRARAYATTDNYLAEDASCEYQPGQNSEVSNPANSRQPVQIEKKIAFATETDYDLQWTPAAEKRLKRVPSFARGMVVKSVEKYAREHGHREVTPELMKAVKKRFDKTGIPSFRPKR; the protein is encoded by the coding sequence ATGACAAACACAAAAGTCCAAGCCGTTTCATGGAATATCACCCGACTCTGTAATCTAAAGTGTACGCACTGCTACCTCCCCGCAGGATTTGTAGACACAAACGAGTTAGTGAACGGAAACCTTAACCTCTCCGATATTCAAGATTCACACGAGTACTCAAGGGACGCTGAACTCAGCCAATCTGAGTGTTTCCGCGTCATTGATGAAATCGCCGAAATCAATCCGCATATCCTCCTCATTCTCACCGGTGGCGAACCGCTATTACGCCCGGATATTTTGGAGATATCGAAGTATGCCTCCAATACCGGGTTTCTTGTTGTCATGGGTACAAACGGTGTCTTGCTGAACGACGCAGTGGTCGAGAAAATGCAACAGCACGGTGTCACCGGCGCAGGCGTTAGCTTAGACTCTATTCAACCCACAAATCACGATAAGTTTCGGGGTATGGAAGGAGCGTGGAAAGCGACGATGAACGGTGTTGAGGCACTCAAACGCGCACAACTCGACTTCCTCGTTCAGACCTCTGTAACGCAGTGGAATTACGATGAGATCCCAAAGATTGTAGAATTCGCGTATCAACTCGGTGCGAAGGTGCTAAACCTCTACTTCCTCGTCCGAACCGGAAGGGGTAAGACGGTGATGGACATTACGCCTACGCAATATGAAAAGATGCTGGAGACGCTTTTCGAGCTGCAGGCGGCTTATACTGGAAAAATGCTCATCGCGGCGAAATGTGCCCCGCATTACAAGCGCGTCATCTATGAACAACAGTCCGACTCGGCTTTCCTTCAAGGCTATCCGAGTGGCACGTGTCCGTGTGGTATCTACTACTGCCGTATCACGCCTGAAGGGGAACTGACACCGTGTCCGTATCTACCCGTTAGCGTCGGGAACCTCAAAGAGGAGAGTTTCGTCAAACTCTGGAACGAATCAAAGACCTTTCAGGAGTTGCGGAATCGGGATTTGCTCGAAGGTAAGTGCGGCGCGTGTGAATTCAGAGAAGTCTGTGGCGGTTGTCGGGCGCGTGCATACGCGACGACTGACAACTACCTCGCTGAAGATGCTTCGTGTGAGTATCAGCCAGGACAAAATAGCGAGGTTTCAAACCCCGCCAACAGTAGACAACCTGTTCAGATAGAGAAAAAGATTGCTTTTGCAACGGAAACCGATTATGATTTGCAGTGGACACCGGCAGCAGAGAAGCGGTTGAAGCGTGTGCCATCATTCGCGCGCGGTATGGTCGTCAAAAGTGTCGAAAAGTACGCACGTGAACATGGGCATCGCGAGGTTACTCCAGAATTGATGAAAGCTGTCAAGAAACGTTTTGATAAAACCGGCATCCCTTCCTTTAGACCGAAACGCTAA
- a CDS encoding Gfo/Idh/MocA family oxidoreductase, whose amino-acid sequence MEKIRLGYIGCGFMAQKVHIPNFSSIPDCELIGLAEVRTELGQKVQSRFGIPKLYRDHHELAQNADIEAVAVSADFALQGEIAKDLLLAGKHVFMEKPMAVSVQQAETIVAASQQSGKKLMVGYMKRYDAGNEIVKAKVVQFRETGELGRLTYARNHGFGGDWVCNLDTRMDGTSETKPSAPVKTPEWIPERYRRSYIGYLQQYTHNINLMRWFLDAGDKVTVKAVDLDENGYSGVVIFDMDGIRVTLETGHVSHYRWDEHSQIYFENGWVHTWAPPLLLKNTPAEVEIYRAGEEQEITRPIPRPSWTWAYHREAEYFIANVRNDEPFRSSAEDTLTDVRLFEDIYRILITQ is encoded by the coding sequence ATGGAAAAAATTCGACTCGGTTATATCGGATGTGGGTTCATGGCACAGAAGGTCCACATCCCAAATTTTTCGAGCATTCCAGACTGTGAACTCATCGGACTCGCCGAAGTGCGGACAGAACTCGGACAAAAAGTCCAAAGTCGTTTCGGTATTCCTAAACTTTACCGGGACCATCACGAACTCGCACAAAACGCCGATATTGAAGCAGTCGCAGTATCTGCTGACTTTGCCTTGCAAGGCGAAATCGCGAAAGACCTTCTCCTGGCAGGCAAACACGTCTTCATGGAAAAACCGATGGCTGTCTCCGTTCAGCAAGCCGAGACGATTGTGGCGGCATCGCAGCAGTCCGGCAAAAAACTGATGGTAGGCTACATGAAACGATACGATGCCGGGAACGAAATCGTCAAAGCGAAAGTCGTGCAATTCCGAGAAACCGGGGAACTCGGTCGCTTGACGTACGCCAGAAATCACGGATTCGGTGGCGATTGGGTCTGCAACCTCGATACCCGCATGGATGGTACTTCAGAAACAAAACCCAGTGCACCGGTCAAAACACCGGAGTGGATACCTGAACGCTACCGACGCTCCTACATCGGATACCTCCAACAATATACGCACAATATCAATCTGATGCGTTGGTTTCTCGATGCCGGGGACAAGGTCACCGTCAAAGCGGTCGATTTAGACGAAAATGGATATTCGGGTGTCGTTATCTTCGATATGGACGGCATTCGTGTGACGTTAGAGACGGGACATGTTTCTCACTATCGGTGGGACGAGCATAGCCAAATCTATTTTGAGAACGGATGGGTCCACACATGGGCACCGCCACTGCTCCTGAAGAACACCCCTGCAGAGGTCGAAATCTACCGTGCTGGAGAAGAACAGGAAATCACTCGTCCGATTCCGAGACCGAGTTGGACCTGGGCATATCACAGAGAAGCGGAATACTTTATTGCCAATGTTCGTAACGACGAGCCGTTCCGCTCTTCAGCCGAAGATACGTTGACAGATGTTAGACTTTTTGAGGACATCTATCGGATTTTGATTACACAATGA
- a CDS encoding PCP reductase family protein — protein sequence MSEQTNANERLNDVEERLARVEHLLVSINEKLAQGPIVENIDTGKSEAFKEWVTNYVSMRLQQLVPETCDHPAEAVLQDGPFLDNTTVPCTEEVEHRVKRIPIPFVREMVVQRVAENAREAGVERVDIEFFEKAATF from the coding sequence ATGAGCGAACAAACAAATGCCAATGAGCGACTTAATGATGTAGAAGAACGCTTAGCACGGGTAGAGCACTTACTCGTCAGCATCAATGAGAAATTGGCGCAGGGTCCGATTGTCGAGAACATTGATACCGGGAAATCGGAGGCGTTTAAGGAGTGGGTAACGAATTACGTCTCAATGCGGTTGCAGCAACTCGTTCCGGAAACGTGTGATCATCCAGCGGAAGCTGTGCTTCAAGACGGTCCCTTCCTCGATAATACCACAGTGCCGTGTACAGAGGAAGTCGAGCATCGAGTTAAACGGATACCGATCCCGTTTGTCCGTGAGATGGTTGTGCAGCGCGTCGCTGAAAACGCACGCGAAGCGGGCGTTGAACGTGTAGATATCGAGTTTTTTGAGAAAGCGGCGACATTTTGA